The Candidatus Nitrosocosmicus arcticus sequence CTATTTCATCGAACTGCCTTGTGATACCCATTAATTCCCCATCATTGTTTCCCCTAACGCCATAAAATATTGTTTCTTTATTTAATTTCTTGAATAAACTAATCATTCCGGGATACACGTAATCACCTGCATGGAAAACATAATCTACTTTCAGCATGTTAAAAATATTTATTGCTTTTTCAGTATTTTCAACATCATCGTGTGTATCTGAGATTACGCCGATTTTCACTATCAATAGTTTTTTTAACCATCATAAAAAATCTTGTGATTTTCATAAATGACACCTGGTCAGGTAACATTCAAGAAGCAAGTTAAAACATACCAATACCAAGTGCCAAAATATTGGAATTAATTTGCTTTAAATAGTTTTAATAGTCTGTGAATCGCAAATTTCGAAAACTTTCTTAACTACGTAATCATGAACTGTTTTTTTAAGGCTCTGAATTGATATTATTGGTGATAAAGGGATGAATTTTGGAGGAGGAGGATGAAGAGCGAGAAGTGAGGACATATTTCATGACTGTTTTTTCACATAGACAGATTCTTTCTTATCTGATCTATGAATCATATAAAAAGCATGACAAGAAATTATCAGAGCCGCAAGAGTCATCTTAGTTGCAAAAACTAAATTCCATGGTGTTTCTGGGTTAGGATAGCTTATATTGATTTCATCAAAATTCAAAGAGTTATTGATTGTATTTACAGTAATCAACGATCCCCACACAGTAAAATTGTAAGTAAATTCATAGGCTGCAACAACTATCAAGATAATGGATAATACAGATAATACAGATCGGACTATTTTGGGTGTATTCTGTACTCTGCTATAACCGATTTTGGTAACACAAAACCATGTGATAACTGAGAAAATTGCTAGATAGGTAACCAATTTCCCAGATCCATCAAAGATCAAATCGTTTTTTACAATTGTTTCTCCTATATTTAATGCACCGGTTTTATCATATTCCACCCAACTCCAATACATTCCAAATATTGTTATGTACAGCATCATGAATGCTGAAAAATAGAAAAATACTATGTAAACATAGCGTGAATCAACACTATGGAAAAAATTGGTCAACGTATTATTCATGAGTAGTACTCTAGATAAATTGGAGCGAATATAAAATTAACTTTATTGATTCAAGGTTCGTAGATATTTTTGATGTGTTTTAATAATCGTACAGCATCTCTTTCCTTCAAACTCTTTTTATTGTTCAGAATATACTCTCTAAAACTTTCAAGCTGAGAATGGATTTCAGGATACTTTGATTTACATTTGTCCAAAATATCTTCGTATGTCCTATAAGGAAAATAAGTCTGTTTTGATATTCTAAGGATCGATCTTCTAGTCATATTGTCTATGATCTTGTATTTTTGGGCTAAAAACAAATTGTATCTAATATCAATCAATGCTTCTGACTTGTAATTTGTATAATCCGTAAACGTCACAGCAACTTCATCATCAGACTCCAAGATTCCATCCCTAAATAGTCTATAAATTTTTCCTATTCCTATCATTCCATACTTGCCAAGTTCAACAGCACGAAGTGCGCCCAAACTTGATGACCCAAAAACCTTTACATTTCTTTTTCTGACTAAATTATACACTTCAATTGGTGTGGGTGGATAATCCTGAAGAAAATATCCGTCAATCAATCCAACGATATCTACTTCTTTTAGTATCAACTGCAGAATGTCTCCTTTTTTAGCTGGTAGTCTGTAATCTGCGTCTAAAATTTTTCTTGCTTTTTCCCTTGATATAGAGGGTCCTAAAAATATTACAGGTTTGGACCTAACCATTTTTTAACACTTTCCTTGGCTCTTCGACCGATAACTGCTTTATTTATTTTGAATGTTTCCAATCCAGGAACAATGACCCTAATAACTGGTATATTTAACTTTGAATTAGTCAAGTTTACTACTATTGCTTTTTTTAGACCTCTTGCTTTTACATTACTCAGAATAAGTTTAATGTCATCTAATATATCATCATAGGAAAATGTGTGGACATCTGAAAAAGGTTTCTTTTCTTTTGACTTTATGAATTGCCATGATCTGTTTTCATCACTATTTTCAGGATCATACTTCATTTTTCTTAGATCATCCCTAGATCCTTGAATATTAGCTGCTCTTGATTGGGATACTTCTGTTATAGCCCTCATCAATGCAATTCGTGCATCTGGATGAGTTCCATGACCTTCTACCAGATATCCATATTCATGATTAACCCATTCGGCACTACTAGCTATAAAAGTTGGAATTCCAAGGTCGGAAGTAATATCCTTTACTGTCAATGGTATTTGAGAACGTCTAAATCTATTTACGATATTCTTGATAGGAACGTGTTCGATACTGTTCAGATCAATTTCGGGATAAATAGAATTATCATCCATAAAACTCTTTGAGTCAAATGACTTTAATTGAAAACCCCTTTTTACAAGCGAACTTTCAATGGTTTTCAATACATGATACTGAAATGCACTAGAAGTGAATTCCGCCAAACTCACTGCATCTCTTTCTACAACCTCGCATAGGGCGTGACAAATTGCTTCTTCAAGTACATTCCCAGAAGCCAATCCATTTGTATGGAAAAAGGAGTAAGGATTTATTGATGGAGGCGTAGGAGTATACCTGAAAATTGTTAATGGAGCAGGCACTAATACTTCCATGTTATTTATTAAATCATAACCAATACAATAGTCCATTATCATTTCTTCATTTAAGTGGAATGAAACTGGTTCAACTACTTCATCATATTCTAGAACAGTATAACTTTGAGATAATTCTTTAAAAGTTCCCCTTAGAATTTTTCCGTCATAATTTGCAGGTAGTGATGAAAACCTTTCAATGCTTTCCATAATAACACTAGCCCTTGCATGGTTTTTCGTTGGACCCTTCCCACTATATACCCAGATGTAATCCTCTGTTCCTGGCAAAACGGCTGAAAAATTAGGTATTTTAAGCCTATCCATATTTGTAATATCTGCAATTCTTGTAATCCCAATTTCATGAATCAAGGATTTTACTTTTTCCAAAGTTAGTTCTACAGGCTGGATTCTAGATGTACCCATCATACTCCATTTTTTTCTAGATTTCAATAATAATTGAGACGTAGTTTTCAATCAGAATTTACATTCTTCATTTCTATAAGATATTATTTTAATTAATGGGTTAACCCGATGAAAACGATTATCCAACCGGCATGGATGGATTAAAGATGGAAAGTAGTGTGGAACTGGAATAGATAAAGTATATATATTGCAAATCCTCTTGAGGAATTACTTGAGTTCTATTAATATAGAAGCTGAAGTTATAAGTGAAATTTTGCTTAAGGCAGCCAGTGAACCCGAATTCAGGAAACGACTAATAAAAAGCCCCAAAAAAATACTTGATTGTTATAGTATATCAAATGAAGCCAAGCAAGTAATTCAGAAGAGCATAGTTGATTTAACTCAATAAATCCTAATAGTTTTAATTATCAACCTTAGAATCAAATATATAATTAGTCCAATGTTCAAAATATCAATCCATTACAATAACAGCTCACAATGGGACTCATACAGTATGCCACGACTCACTCTAATTGTACTATTAGTATTTTTTTTTATATGTGTTATCCCAGGCTTTTCACTTTCTGCTCTAACCATAAATAAT is a genomic window containing:
- a CDS encoding TfuA-like protein — protein: MVRSKPVIFLGPSISREKARKILDADYRLPAKKGDILQLILKEVDIVGLIDGYFLQDYPPTPIEVYNLVRKRNVKVFGSSSLGALRAVELGKYGMIGIGKIYRLFRDGILESDDEVAVTFTDYTNYKSEALIDIRYNLFLAQKYKIIDNMTRRSILRISKQTYFPYRTYEDILDKCKSKYPEIHSQLESFREYILNNKKSLKERDAVRLLKHIKNIYEP
- a CDS encoding YcaO-like family protein — translated: MKTTSQLLLKSRKKWSMMGTSRIQPVELTLEKVKSLIHEIGITRIADITNMDRLKIPNFSAVLPGTEDYIWVYSGKGPTKNHARASVIMESIERFSSLPANYDGKILRGTFKELSQSYTVLEYDEVVEPVSFHLNEEMIMDYCIGYDLINNMEVLVPAPLTIFRYTPTPPSINPYSFFHTNGLASGNVLEEAICHALCEVVERDAVSLAEFTSSAFQYHVLKTIESSLVKRGFQLKSFDSKSFMDDNSIYPEIDLNSIEHVPIKNIVNRFRRSQIPLTVKDITSDLGIPTFIASSAEWVNHEYGYLVEGHGTHPDARIALMRAITEVSQSRAANIQGSRDDLRKMKYDPENSDENRSWQFIKSKEKKPFSDVHTFSYDDILDDIKLILSNVKARGLKKAIVVNLTNSKLNIPVIRVIVPGLETFKINKAVIGRRAKESVKKWLGPNL